One Neorhodopirellula lusitana genomic window carries:
- a CDS encoding prenyltransferase/squalene oxidase repeat-containing protein, whose translation MSNLDALSNPLPALAAEEEDAPQRKLGFLRSAPAWLVSTLLHVGIILALGLVTLADPVTIVNVLSATGTGEEGPEIEEFTIEQIDPGEMQEMEEFSEEVEISESLEMAEPMAVDVPMEMAATPLEMSDFASEMAPSAASLQTLASATMSEMDSRSSQMKKKLLREYGGNSASEAAVTEALKWISLHQMPNGGWTFQHNIVCKNACDHGCDEKRSTAFNAATAMALLPFLGAGQTHMSGDFQKAVRRGLLFLVKNGRSGREMGLPVLDLTEPGGSFMYSHGLATIALSEAYAMTEDPALAGPTQAALNFIVAAQCKDGGWRYKPREARGGDTSVVGWQLMALKSGYMGHLIIPPQTIQGSTRYLDKVQSKGGAWYGYDKPTTKPRLAMTAVGLLCRMYTGWDKNNNALQDGVELLVKSGPSKSDMYYNYYAAQVLRQNGGPGWEKFNQELRDYLVETQAQSGGAKGSWFINSAHVGPAGRLCVTSFATMILEVYYRHMPLYAEQDEEDDFPL comes from the coding sequence ATGTCCAATTTGGATGCTCTATCGAATCCATTGCCAGCCCTCGCGGCTGAGGAAGAAGACGCACCGCAACGCAAGCTTGGCTTCTTGCGTTCCGCTCCCGCATGGCTGGTCAGCACACTCCTTCACGTCGGAATCATTCTCGCACTCGGCCTCGTCACACTTGCCGATCCTGTCACGATCGTGAACGTGTTATCCGCAACCGGCACAGGCGAAGAGGGCCCCGAGATCGAAGAGTTCACCATCGAGCAAATCGACCCGGGTGAAATGCAAGAGATGGAAGAATTCAGCGAAGAGGTGGAAATCAGCGAGTCGCTGGAGATGGCCGAACCGATGGCGGTGGATGTCCCGATGGAGATGGCCGCCACACCGCTGGAGATGTCAGACTTCGCGTCCGAAATGGCACCTTCGGCGGCTAGCCTGCAAACGCTGGCGTCGGCAACCATGTCGGAAATGGACAGCCGATCGTCTCAAATGAAAAAGAAGCTGTTGCGTGAATACGGCGGCAACTCCGCCAGCGAAGCCGCCGTCACCGAAGCACTGAAATGGATCTCCCTGCACCAGATGCCCAACGGTGGCTGGACGTTCCAACACAACATCGTCTGCAAGAACGCTTGCGATCACGGTTGCGACGAAAAACGCTCGACCGCCTTCAACGCCGCAACCGCGATGGCGCTGCTTCCCTTTTTAGGTGCCGGCCAAACCCACATGTCAGGCGACTTTCAAAAAGCGGTCCGGCGAGGGCTTTTGTTCCTGGTGAAGAACGGCAGGTCCGGCCGCGAGATGGGACTGCCCGTTTTGGATCTGACTGAACCCGGCGGCAGCTTCATGTACTCCCACGGCTTGGCAACGATCGCACTCAGCGAAGCTTATGCGATGACCGAAGATCCCGCATTGGCCGGCCCCACCCAAGCCGCTCTCAACTTCATCGTGGCGGCGCAGTGCAAAGATGGTGGCTGGCGATACAAGCCACGTGAAGCTCGTGGGGGTGACACCTCAGTCGTCGGTTGGCAACTGATGGCACTCAAAAGTGGCTACATGGGACACCTCATCATCCCACCGCAAACAATCCAAGGTTCGACTCGCTACCTCGACAAAGTTCAGTCCAAGGGCGGCGCCTGGTACGGCTACGACAAACCCACCACCAAGCCGCGACTCGCGATGACGGCGGTCGGTCTCCTATGCCGCATGTACACAGGCTGGGACAAGAACAACAACGCGCTGCAGGATGGGGTGGAATTGCTGGTCAAATCGGGTCCCTCCAAGTCCGACATGTACTACAACTATTACGCTGCCCAGGTCCTCCGCCAAAACGGTGGTCCAGGCTGGGAAAAGTTCAACCAAGAGCTACGAGACTACCTTGTGGAAACCCAAGCCCAATCGGGTGGCGCCAAGGGGAGTTGGTTTATCAATTCCGCGCACGTTGGTCCCGCGGGTCGTCTTTGCGTGACCTCGTTTGCCACCATGATCCTCGAAGTCTACTACCGCCACATGCCGCTGTACGCGGAACAGGACGAAGAAGACGACTTTCCCCTGTAA
- a CDS encoding endo-1,4-beta-xylanase has product MNLRSISRFRVPHLPASFVRTSRLSGFQISLGLRAELGLQGEQGLPVVLELPGTLRSLAVRALRMGDSKVRVLGRGVSEAGIAEAVKRSRAVHHSGPSQLSDLSWVRIAAALMLALLTSLAPVCAQFDGQDSFPGDRLKDLAPPDFAIGGVMGGYDTPSFDLPTLEFAKAEFNAVTAKAFMPFGPWDDPNQPIDTSGLTRNVSWAASNGLRVHAHVLVYPTENVRLPWFAGLPNEDVEATLAQYVSTMATSTAGNVWVWDVVNEIIGDNGDAMDADGLRIGLGSGDGFVPYKEYAAMGPDYISKAFQWAKAADPNAILIVNEYSVETINDKSDRLFAYCKKLRDAGVPIDGVGFQNHWLDVRYEPDYPSIRANFQRFADEGFQIFITEADIASTITSNPDQEPPTTVQLQQQASVFRELLQIALDQPACKSFLMWDFTDETSWLQDTDFTLTLADRRPGFQDTIIPPGTSMFATPMSGGLNNPIEPKLAYLEMQAALVDKTPDLYRLSSGWDNATSYLARFGSPDENGNFVPADEVYLERLDDTSAGWSSLMWQLEKVDTGVYRLRNAWSDDSDYLTRQGFESDGGQLLPGFVLGMQGLDESWSSQLWYFDPNGDGGFRLLNGWSPGDGVLTREAAGQNASGDYVPGPEVRVYPAADWSSQVWYFRRVAP; this is encoded by the coding sequence ATGAATCTGCGTTCAATCTCTCGATTCCGCGTTCCCCATTTACCTGCTTCCTTTGTACGCACTTCAAGGCTATCTGGTTTCCAGATCTCGCTGGGTTTGCGGGCGGAACTGGGCTTGCAGGGGGAACAGGGATTGCCGGTCGTGTTGGAATTGCCGGGAACACTGAGATCTTTGGCGGTGAGAGCTCTGCGAATGGGAGATTCGAAGGTGCGAGTTCTAGGAAGGGGAGTTTCGGAGGCAGGAATTGCGGAGGCGGTAAAACGTTCGCGGGCTGTGCATCATTCGGGTCCCTCGCAACTTTCGGATCTGTCGTGGGTTCGAATTGCAGCGGCGCTGATGTTGGCACTGCTGACTTCTTTGGCACCGGTCTGCGCCCAGTTTGACGGACAGGATTCTTTTCCTGGTGATCGGCTGAAAGACTTGGCGCCACCCGACTTTGCCATCGGGGGTGTGATGGGCGGTTACGACACGCCGTCGTTTGATCTGCCGACGCTCGAATTCGCGAAGGCGGAGTTCAACGCGGTCACTGCGAAAGCGTTCATGCCGTTTGGGCCGTGGGATGATCCGAACCAGCCGATCGATACTTCGGGGCTGACTCGCAACGTTTCGTGGGCGGCTAGTAACGGGTTGCGCGTGCATGCCCACGTGTTGGTTTACCCCACTGAAAACGTGCGTTTGCCATGGTTCGCCGGCCTGCCGAACGAAGACGTGGAAGCGACGCTGGCGCAGTACGTTTCGACCATGGCGACCAGCACGGCCGGGAACGTTTGGGTGTGGGACGTTGTCAACGAGATCATTGGTGACAACGGGGATGCGATGGATGCCGACGGGCTGCGTATCGGGCTGGGATCCGGCGATGGGTTTGTGCCCTACAAAGAGTACGCGGCGATGGGGCCGGACTACATTTCCAAAGCGTTTCAGTGGGCCAAGGCAGCGGACCCGAATGCGATTTTGATCGTGAACGAATACTCCGTCGAGACGATCAACGACAAGTCGGACCGCTTGTTTGCCTATTGCAAGAAATTGCGAGATGCGGGAGTGCCGATTGATGGCGTTGGTTTCCAGAACCACTGGCTCGACGTGCGTTACGAGCCTGATTACCCGAGCATTCGAGCCAACTTCCAGAGGTTCGCTGACGAAGGCTTCCAGATCTTCATTACGGAAGCGGACATCGCGTCGACCATCACCTCCAATCCTGATCAAGAGCCACCGACTACGGTGCAATTGCAGCAACAAGCCAGCGTGTTTCGAGAGTTGTTGCAAATTGCTTTGGACCAACCCGCTTGCAAGTCGTTCCTGATGTGGGACTTCACCGATGAAACATCGTGGTTGCAAGACACCGATTTCACGCTCACGCTGGCCGACCGTCGTCCTGGTTTCCAGGACACGATTATTCCGCCGGGCACATCGATGTTTGCGACGCCGATGAGCGGCGGGCTGAACAATCCGATTGAACCGAAGTTGGCGTACTTGGAGATGCAAGCGGCTTTGGTTGACAAAACGCCTGACTTGTATCGCTTGAGCAGTGGTTGGGATAACGCGACGTCGTATTTGGCGAGGTTCGGTTCACCGGACGAGAACGGTAATTTTGTTCCGGCGGACGAAGTCTATCTGGAACGACTCGACGATACATCGGCGGGTTGGAGCAGTCTGATGTGGCAGCTCGAAAAGGTGGACACGGGCGTTTATCGCTTGCGAAATGCGTGGTCCGATGACAGCGATTATTTGACGCGTCAGGGATTCGAGAGTGATGGCGGTCAGCTGCTGCCCGGTTTTGTGCTGGGGATGCAAGGCTTGGATGAATCTTGGTCGAGCCAGTTGTGGTACTTCGACCCCAACGGCGATGGCGGTTTTCGGTTGCTGAACGGTTGGTCGCCCGGCGATGGTGTGCTGACACGGGAAGCGGCCGGCCAAAACGCCAGCGGCGATTATGTGCCAGGCCCGGAGGTCCGAGTTTATCCGGCGGCGGACTGGTCGAGCCAGGTTTGGTATTTCCGCCGAGTGGCACCCTAA
- a CDS encoding DUF726 domain-containing protein, with protein MTVCLRGINETDRGPIHLVIAGYRAQPAPGVIQAANLSGATYAVHWAAGKWAEAGASVGVMARSVQVGVPALKAGRLLAGVGSLAGGAGGMLVLGAGQFRHRYWCARRDGKRLAGLLGTIPGIRTRPLHLIGHSLGTVVIRSALETLAEDYRIENVMLMGGVAGRDGWESVAQRFTGRLVNLYSRRDAILSIAPVMERLVGNGVVATQCPSLSTTRLINHDLCSQLPNPLNAIAHHSGYWKHFGRYL; from the coding sequence ATGACCGTTTGCCTTCGAGGTATCAACGAAACCGATCGCGGGCCGATTCATTTGGTGATCGCGGGCTATCGTGCTCAGCCCGCACCCGGTGTGATTCAGGCGGCGAACCTGTCCGGGGCGACTTATGCCGTGCACTGGGCGGCTGGGAAATGGGCGGAAGCCGGTGCTTCGGTGGGCGTGATGGCTCGCTCAGTTCAGGTTGGCGTTCCTGCATTGAAGGCTGGCCGGTTGCTGGCCGGGGTGGGTTCCTTAGCCGGCGGTGCTGGCGGGATGCTGGTTTTGGGCGCCGGGCAGTTTCGACATCGGTACTGGTGTGCTCGCCGCGACGGAAAACGCTTGGCGGGTTTGCTGGGAACGATCCCGGGGATTCGAACGCGGCCGCTGCACCTGATCGGCCATTCTTTGGGCACCGTCGTGATTCGGTCCGCCTTGGAGACTCTTGCCGAAGACTACCGAATCGAAAATGTGATGTTGATGGGCGGTGTCGCTGGTCGAGACGGATGGGAATCCGTGGCGCAGCGATTTACCGGGCGGTTGGTGAATTTGTATTCGCGACGGGATGCGATCTTGTCCATCGCGCCGGTGATGGAGCGTTTGGTCGGCAACGGAGTGGTCGCGACGCAGTGCCCGTCATTGTCGACGACCCGCTTGATCAATCATGATCTGTGTTCTCAGCTTCCTAATCCTTTAAATGCGATCGCGCACCACAGTGGCTATTGGAAGCACTTTGGCCGGTATCTCTAA
- a CDS encoding sensor histidine kinase, translating into MSLISSAPLGSSTWLLRLRSFASIGQLVTIVAAHFATDGSLPVVPLCLLVFMTAGTNFIYGWWLCRFPSRLESECNGTTSQVAFGLMSLDLVTLTAMLHLSGGADNPFSFFYFVNLAVGGVMMQRGAAWTLTGLAMVGYTTLLLDSWPVRGLSVQTIDPLVWQMGNLSMRDVVSLLAFVACGTVVTYFVSRTSRSLRAREEDLRRSQSEQADAVRLEGLTTLAAGAAHELATPLSAIDIACRELSRHLESVEKPSSVDDDLALIDGQLHMCRQVLARMRSAAGDAVADQWNRITLGDLIDTTLEGIRDPHRVEVLEPDTPWIPDGSKQALSANRDASSDGNNDDTPAWESQPMWLPQEAVAQAIRNLIHNALDASELTDANGSFANSEARHASEVAGNLDASSESGSAEARGAEVSQSEGSGMNSASRNTVIANGNVTLQAQRLGNEMALYVVDRGHGMSEEVLGRAGEPFFTTKEPGRGIGLGLFLTRNVITRLGGRLNFESNPGSGTRATVILPLP; encoded by the coding sequence ATGTCGTTGATCTCATCCGCGCCGTTGGGCTCGTCGACCTGGTTGTTGCGTCTGCGTTCGTTTGCCAGTATTGGCCAACTGGTAACGATTGTCGCCGCCCACTTCGCAACCGACGGATCGCTACCCGTCGTTCCGCTGTGTTTGCTGGTCTTCATGACAGCGGGCACCAACTTCATTTATGGTTGGTGGTTATGCCGTTTCCCATCTCGATTGGAATCCGAATGCAATGGAACCACATCGCAGGTCGCCTTTGGGTTGATGTCGCTTGATTTGGTGACGTTGACGGCGATGCTGCACTTGAGTGGTGGAGCGGACAACCCGTTTAGCTTTTTCTATTTCGTGAACCTGGCCGTTGGCGGGGTGATGATGCAGCGAGGCGCCGCCTGGACTTTGACCGGATTGGCGATGGTCGGTTACACGACGTTGCTACTGGATTCCTGGCCGGTTCGCGGGTTAAGTGTTCAGACAATTGATCCGTTGGTTTGGCAGATGGGAAATCTGTCGATGCGCGACGTGGTTTCGTTGCTGGCGTTTGTGGCTTGCGGAACAGTGGTGACGTACTTTGTTTCACGGACTTCACGAAGCTTGCGAGCCCGCGAAGAGGACCTGCGACGAAGCCAGTCCGAACAAGCGGATGCGGTTCGGTTGGAAGGGCTGACCACGTTGGCGGCGGGTGCAGCTCATGAATTGGCCACGCCGCTATCGGCCATCGATATTGCTTGCCGCGAATTGTCTCGCCACTTGGAAAGCGTCGAGAAACCGTCGTCGGTCGACGATGACCTGGCCTTGATCGACGGCCAATTGCATATGTGCCGCCAGGTCTTGGCTCGCATGCGTTCGGCGGCGGGTGACGCTGTCGCCGATCAATGGAACCGGATTACATTGGGCGACTTGATCGACACCACGCTGGAAGGGATTCGGGACCCACATCGTGTGGAAGTATTGGAACCGGATACTCCATGGATTCCTGACGGGTCCAAACAGGCGTTGTCAGCGAATCGTGATGCGAGCAGTGATGGGAACAATGATGACACGCCCGCTTGGGAATCTCAGCCGATGTGGTTGCCGCAAGAGGCCGTCGCGCAGGCGATTCGCAATTTGATTCACAACGCTTTGGACGCTAGTGAATTGACAGATGCCAATGGAAGTTTCGCTAACAGCGAAGCTCGGCATGCGAGTGAAGTCGCAGGCAATTTAGACGCGTCTAGTGAATCGGGATCGGCTGAAGCTCGCGGCGCGGAGGTGAGTCAATCGGAAGGATCGGGGATGAATTCGGCTAGCCGAAACACGGTGATCGCCAACGGCAACGTGACCTTGCAGGCACAGCGACTCGGGAATGAGATGGCGTTGTATGTCGTCGACCGCGGTCACGGAATGTCCGAAGAAGTACTCGGCCGTGCCGGGGAACCGTTCTTCACGACGAAGGAACCGGGCCGTGGAATTGGTTTAGGATTATTCTTAACTCGTAACGTGATCACTCGGTTGGGTGGGCGTTTGAATTTTGAGTCGAACCCGGGGTCGGGGACTCGCGCGACGGTGATCTTGCCGCTGCCTTGA
- the polA gene encoding DNA polymerase I, which translates to MAKNRPAADNDDQMLFSGFEDTPDTPKADASPSKPVSEPKDSAESKPVESKKTEKAETVAEPVSTDALELADESPVADENASAEKSTTENSDAAQPVAESDRVAESTPEVAEPKAKVAASVRGPAKDRGSSSGRGPATPDSEDRKQRHAAVAIGDESLPLVLRHTVEPAAEEDTPDLTDQLVVVVDAHSLIYQVFHALPPMTSTGGLPVAAVYGFVGDMLELIDRKQPDYLIAAFDKSEFTFRNELFKEYKANRDSMPDELRQQIPLIRLAIDAMGVGIMEQSGFEADDLLATVAAKVEAAGGECLVVTSDKDCRQLITDKTKIYNIRKHEEIDAAKLWDLWGVRPDQVIDYQALVGDPVDNVPGISLIGPKLAKQLLEDYDTLEGVLDNASKLTGKKRKQNLMEGRDKAMLSRELVALRKDVESPIPWSRSVKSAADVSRVDAMLQEFGFRRLRSRASELLGNGEAISTESEWTTNYQTIATADQLNELAEMLMKQTCIAVDTETTSTHAVGCDLVGMSIAWAPGEAAYIPVLAPMGEPVLDETLVLDALRPVLESSAIEKVGHNIKFDAIVLKTAAVPIRLRGISTDTMVADYLLQPGSRNHTLDDMSRRRLAHTTTSIKELIGTGKKQIRMDEVPVDEVSPYACEDVDVPLRLAGTLREELANEELGELYETLEMPLIEVLVEMESNGIRVDASTLAEMSGRFEKEIADLKVLVYSAAGHEFNLDSPKQLGVVLFDELGLPVIKKTKTGFSTDADVLSQLSVDHEIAKHLLQYRQATKLKNTYIDTLPQLICEKTGRVHTSFRQDVAATGRLSSSEPNLQNIPIRTEQGKAIRGAFTAGHDGWMLLGADYSQIELRVLAHYSGDEALLAAYREDADIHTRVAAEVFEIDEADVTSDLRRIAKTINFGIVYGQSPFGLAKTLAIPKDQAREYIEQYFKRYAGVEQFMIDTIARCRSEGYVSTMLGRRREIQGVRDLAQLPESKRRSLTEAERIAINMPIQGTAADLIKLAMLKVYQDLQESDLQAKLLLQIHDELLLETPAEEVEPLTDLIVTAMAGVMELDVPLKVDVASGPTWADC; encoded by the coding sequence ATGGCGAAAAATCGCCCCGCCGCTGACAACGACGACCAAATGTTATTCAGTGGGTTTGAAGACACGCCGGATACGCCCAAGGCCGACGCGTCCCCGTCCAAGCCAGTGTCTGAGCCAAAGGATTCGGCAGAGTCAAAACCGGTTGAGTCAAAAAAGACTGAGAAGGCCGAGACGGTTGCCGAACCCGTTTCGACTGATGCTCTCGAGTTGGCTGATGAGTCGCCTGTTGCGGACGAAAATGCGTCAGCTGAAAAGTCAACAACTGAGAATTCCGATGCTGCTCAGCCGGTTGCTGAATCGGACCGTGTAGCGGAGTCCACGCCCGAGGTTGCAGAGCCAAAAGCGAAAGTTGCGGCATCGGTGAGAGGGCCGGCGAAAGACAGAGGCTCGTCTTCTGGAAGGGGCCCCGCCACGCCGGATTCGGAAGACCGGAAGCAACGTCACGCGGCCGTCGCGATCGGTGATGAATCCCTGCCGCTTGTCTTGCGACACACCGTTGAACCGGCGGCGGAAGAAGACACACCTGACCTGACCGATCAGCTGGTCGTCGTCGTTGACGCGCACTCCTTGATCTACCAAGTCTTTCACGCCTTGCCCCCAATGACCAGTACCGGCGGACTGCCCGTCGCCGCGGTCTATGGCTTTGTGGGCGACATGCTGGAATTGATCGATCGCAAGCAGCCTGACTATTTGATTGCGGCCTTTGATAAATCCGAGTTCACGTTTCGCAATGAACTGTTCAAAGAATACAAGGCGAACCGCGATTCAATGCCCGATGAACTACGCCAACAAATCCCGCTGATTCGGCTGGCCATCGACGCGATGGGCGTTGGGATCATGGAACAGTCAGGGTTCGAAGCCGATGACTTGTTGGCAACCGTGGCTGCCAAGGTGGAAGCGGCAGGCGGGGAATGCTTGGTGGTCACCAGTGACAAGGATTGTCGCCAGCTGATTACGGACAAAACGAAGATCTACAACATCCGCAAGCATGAAGAGATCGATGCCGCAAAACTGTGGGATTTATGGGGCGTGCGGCCTGATCAAGTCATCGACTACCAAGCCTTGGTGGGTGACCCCGTCGACAACGTGCCCGGGATCTCGTTGATCGGTCCCAAGCTAGCCAAGCAATTGCTGGAAGACTACGACACGCTGGAAGGTGTGCTGGACAACGCCAGCAAGCTAACGGGCAAGAAGCGGAAGCAGAACCTGATGGAGGGCCGTGACAAGGCCATGCTCAGTCGTGAGCTTGTGGCGTTAAGGAAGGACGTTGAGTCGCCGATTCCGTGGAGCCGCAGTGTGAAGTCGGCCGCGGATGTCTCACGCGTGGATGCAATGCTGCAGGAGTTCGGTTTCCGGCGTCTGCGAAGCCGTGCGTCTGAACTACTGGGTAACGGCGAAGCGATTAGCACGGAATCCGAATGGACGACAAACTATCAAACCATCGCAACGGCCGATCAGCTCAACGAGCTTGCCGAGATGCTTATGAAGCAAACTTGCATTGCTGTCGATACCGAGACCACCTCGACTCATGCGGTTGGCTGTGACCTGGTAGGGATGTCAATTGCTTGGGCACCTGGTGAGGCGGCTTACATTCCCGTTCTCGCCCCGATGGGCGAGCCGGTGCTTGATGAAACACTGGTTCTGGATGCGTTGCGTCCGGTGCTGGAGTCCTCCGCGATCGAGAAGGTCGGGCATAACATCAAGTTTGACGCGATCGTGCTGAAGACTGCCGCGGTGCCGATCCGACTCCGCGGGATCTCGACCGACACGATGGTTGCAGACTACCTGCTGCAGCCGGGCAGCCGAAATCACACGCTCGATGACATGTCCCGGCGCCGGCTGGCACACACGACGACCTCAATCAAGGAACTGATTGGGACAGGCAAAAAGCAAATCCGGATGGATGAGGTTCCTGTGGATGAGGTCTCGCCTTACGCGTGCGAAGACGTCGACGTCCCACTGCGATTGGCCGGAACGCTGCGGGAAGAGCTCGCCAACGAGGAGCTTGGCGAACTTTATGAAACACTCGAGATGCCGCTGATCGAAGTCTTGGTGGAAATGGAGAGCAACGGCATTCGTGTCGATGCCAGCACGCTCGCGGAAATGAGTGGCCGGTTTGAAAAGGAAATCGCCGACTTGAAAGTGCTGGTGTATTCCGCCGCGGGCCATGAGTTCAATCTGGACAGTCCGAAGCAACTCGGGGTGGTCTTGTTTGATGAGCTTGGATTGCCAGTCATCAAGAAGACGAAAACCGGGTTCAGTACCGATGCGGATGTGTTGTCGCAGCTATCGGTCGATCACGAAATTGCCAAGCATCTTTTGCAGTACCGGCAAGCAACGAAGCTGAAGAACACTTATATCGATACGCTGCCACAGTTGATCTGTGAGAAGACAGGCCGCGTTCACACTTCGTTTCGACAGGATGTCGCCGCTACCGGAAGACTAAGCAGCAGCGAACCGAATCTGCAAAACATCCCAATACGGACTGAGCAAGGGAAAGCCATCCGCGGTGCGTTCACGGCGGGGCACGATGGATGGATGCTGTTGGGAGCTGACTATTCGCAAATCGAATTGCGTGTGTTGGCCCACTACAGTGGCGATGAAGCATTGCTGGCGGCTTATCGTGAGGATGCGGACATTCACACCCGCGTGGCTGCCGAGGTGTTCGAGATCGACGAGGCGGATGTCACCAGTGATCTACGACGGATCGCCAAGACAATCAACTTTGGGATCGTGTACGGGCAAAGTCCATTCGGTTTGGCGAAGACTTTGGCGATCCCCAAGGATCAGGCCCGCGAATACATCGAGCAGTATTTCAAACGGTACGCCGGCGTCGAGCAGTTCATGATCGACACGATCGCCCGTTGCCGTAGCGAAGGTTACGTGTCGACCATGCTGGGACGACGACGCGAAATCCAAGGGGTGCGTGACCTGGCACAGTTGCCCGAGTCGAAACGCCGAAGCCTCACCGAGGCGGAGCGGATTGCGATCAATATGCCGATCCAGGGAACCGCTGCGGACCTGATCAAACTTGCCATGCTGAAGGTCTATCAAGACCTGCAGGAAAGCGATCTGCAGGCAAAGCTATTGCTGCAGATCCATGACGAATTGCTTTTAGAGACACCCGCTGAAGAGGTCGAACCGCTGACGGACTTGATCGTCACAGCAATGGCGGGAGTGATGGAACTGGATGTGCCGCTCAAGGTCGACGTCGCATCGGGGCCCACTTGGGCGGATTGCTAG
- a CDS encoding cytochrome C oxidase subunit IV family protein yields the protein MSAHSEDSHDFAHPMPLSVLFGVFFALVFLTILTVYQASFDLGSIDIAVVMGIATIKAILVGLFFMHLIADKPFNIIVFLSSFVFVALFVIMTLSDSKMTSNSFEPIQDEPVAVVAE from the coding sequence ATGTCGGCTCACTCAGAAGACAGTCACGATTTCGCTCACCCAATGCCATTGTCGGTTCTATTCGGCGTGTTCTTTGCGTTGGTGTTCTTGACCATCCTCACTGTCTATCAAGCCAGTTTTGACTTGGGCAGCATCGACATCGCTGTTGTGATGGGGATCGCTACGATCAAGGCGATCTTGGTTGGTTTGTTCTTCATGCACCTGATTGCGGACAAGCCGTTCAATATCATCGTGTTCTTGTCCTCGTTCGTCTTTGTCGCACTGTTTGTGATCATGACACTCAGCGATAGCAAGATGACTTCAAATTCGTTCGAGCCGATTCAGGACGAACCTGTCGCTGTGGTTGCCGAATAG
- a CDS encoding cytochrome c oxidase subunit 3: protein MATIDSLAPESETNDSHGHDHDHPEWLAHHFESPEQQFDSGKLGIWIFLVTEVLFFSGMFCAYAIFRMLRPEVFEGCSQFLNTKLGAINTGVLLFSSLTMAWAVRCAQTEEHKKLAALIATTLSCAMVFLGVKSIEYSHKWGMGLLPPGSYFYNEANPHPTMEQLVQQHGFTESTAYFLHNSLYFLCAPFALITIGVAIWGVMAFIGNKKFQFECAKPLFVVCLSFFLGVGLGMFLESGNAAEHGAGHGEHAVAQVDGDHGHDAHAAGETHDHEAHADAATESELAGGDDVAVEMLAAQDLNTGAKGLLKAKHAQAELATGHIVGADTEVDMGIHSAEQNVQTKRQAGVFFGIYYCMTGVHAIHILAGIGVLVWLLVRAIRQDFNKQYFGPVDYVGLYWHIVDMIWIYLFPLLYLIR, encoded by the coding sequence ATGGCAACCATTGATTCCCTGGCTCCTGAATCTGAAACAAACGATTCGCACGGCCATGACCACGACCACCCGGAATGGCTAGCACACCATTTCGAATCGCCCGAACAACAGTTTGACAGCGGGAAGTTAGGAATCTGGATTTTCCTAGTGACCGAAGTGTTGTTCTTCAGCGGGATGTTCTGCGCGTACGCAATCTTCCGTATGCTTCGTCCCGAAGTGTTTGAAGGTTGCAGCCAGTTCTTGAATACAAAACTCGGTGCAATCAACACGGGTGTCCTTCTATTCAGCTCGCTGACAATGGCGTGGGCCGTTCGGTGTGCTCAAACCGAGGAACACAAGAAGTTGGCCGCGTTGATCGCGACAACGTTGTCGTGTGCGATGGTGTTCTTGGGTGTCAAATCAATCGAGTATTCGCACAAGTGGGGCATGGGTCTGTTGCCACCGGGCAGCTACTTCTACAACGAAGCGAACCCGCACCCGACAATGGAACAGTTGGTGCAGCAGCACGGTTTCACCGAAAGCACTGCCTACTTCCTACATAACAGCCTCTACTTTTTGTGTGCTCCATTCGCGTTGATCACCATCGGTGTCGCGATCTGGGGTGTGATGGCATTCATCGGTAACAAGAAGTTCCAGTTCGAATGTGCCAAGCCACTCTTCGTCGTCTGCCTGAGTTTCTTCCTGGGCGTTGGTCTTGGGATGTTCCTGGAAAGCGGCAACGCTGCTGAACACGGTGCCGGACATGGCGAGCATGCCGTCGCCCAAGTGGACGGTGACCACGGTCACGACGCCCACGCAGCGGGTGAGACACACGATCACGAAGCCCATGCGGATGCCGCGACCGAATCAGAACTCGCCGGCGGTGACGACGTCGCCGTCGAAATGTTGGCCGCTCAAGATCTCAATACGGGTGCCAAGGGACTGCTGAAAGCCAAACACGCGCAAGCAGAGCTCGCCACCGGTCATATCGTGGGTGCGGATACCGAGGTCGACATGGGAATCCATAGCGCCGAGCAAAATGTGCAAACCAAGCGTCAAGCGGGTGTGTTCTTTGGCATCTACTACTGCATGACCGGCGTTCACGCGATCCACATTCTGGCGGGTATCGGCGTGTTGGTTTGGTTGTTGGTTCGGGCCATTCGCCAAGACTTCAACAAGCAGTACTTCGGCCCTGTTGATTACGTTGGCCTGTACTGGCACATCGTCGACATGATCTGGATCTACCTGTTCCCACTGTTGTACCTGATCCGCTAA